In Cololabis saira isolate AMF1-May2022 chromosome 4, fColSai1.1, whole genome shotgun sequence, one DNA window encodes the following:
- the glod4 gene encoding glyoxalase domain-containing protein 4 has protein sequence MALRRALHFVFKVGDRAKTSTFYRDVLGMTVLRHEEFEEGCKASCNGPYDGKWSKTMVGFGPEDDHFVAELTYNYGVGEYQLGNDILGITLQSSRAVSNAKRLGWPLTEVDEALYLTQAPGGYPFYLVDKEQPPHDPVQKVCLGVSDLQRSVHYWTTLLGMAVMGKNEDKKTVLLGFTDSQCKLELRDVGGTVDHGTAFGRIAFSCPREQLPDLEALLKKENQKILTPLVSLDTPGKATVEVVILADPDGHEICFVGDEAFRQLSAVDPKGKELLDKAMAEDKSDEWFAKHKKQKAAA, from the exons ATGGCTTTGAGACGAGCACTGCATTTCGTTTTCAAAGTTGGTGACCGGGCCAAAACATCCACTTTTTACCGAGATGTTCTGGGCATGACG GTTTTACGACATGAAGAGTTTGAGGAAGGCTGCAAAGCTTCTTGCAATGG TCCTTACGACGGGAAATGGAGCAAAACTATGGTTGGCTTTGGCCCAGAGGATGACCACTTCGTTGCTGAACTGACATACAATTATGGGGTCGGAGAGTATCAGCTTGGGAATGACATCTTG GGTATCACCCTGCAGTCCAGCCGAGCTGTGAGCAATGCCAAACGCCTCGGTTGGCCTCTCACGGAGGTGGATGAGGCTCTGTATCTGACTCAGGCTCCAGGAGGATATCCCTTCTACCTTGTGGATAAAGAGCAGCCTCCTCATG ATCCTGTGCAGAAAGTTTGCCTCGGTGTGTCAGACCTGCAGAGATCAGTTCACTACTGGACTACACTCTTGGGTATGGCGGTAATGGGCAAAAATGAGGACAAGAAGACAGTGCTGTTGGGATTCACAGACTCTCAA TGTAAACTAGAACTTCGGGATGTCGGTGGGACAGTTGACCATGGAACAGCATTTGGGAGAATAGCATTTTCATGCCCACGAGAGcaa TTGCCAGATCTTGAAGCCTtgttgaaaaaggaaaaccaGAAAATTCTCACTCCGCTAGTTAGTCTGGACACTCCTGGAAAAGCCACGGTGGAAGTGGTTATTTTAGCTGACCCG gATGGCCATGAGATTTGTTTTGTGGGAGATGAGGCGTTCAGGCAACTATCTGCTGTGGACCCTAAAGGAAAAGAGTTGCTTGATAAA GCAATGGCTGAGGATAAAAGTGATGAGTGGTTtgcaaaacacaagaaacaGAAGGCCGCTGCTTGA